One window of the Streptomyces sp. ITFR-21 genome contains the following:
- a CDS encoding AraC family transcriptional regulator has product MTATTPREQARHWAHPGLPGVDLLRARYIHHTFPRHAHDGYVIAAVTGGVEGITLPGGAVRAGAGSVVLINPESPHSAYAGGDDGWSYRVLYPAPGVVASVAAGTSALRGTPAFTATVLADPATAAMITDVHRAAENDNALAADTFLRLVLARLLTRHGAATARPGPARDGGRSAAASARDLLAARLTAPPSLAELATRTGTSPFALLRSFKNAYGLPPHSWLTGERVRAARRLLASGATPAATAVTVGFTDQSHLNRHFTRIVGVTPGAYQREHRISRTWTDAGIRGRPVADRAEHGGPDDPRPRRRACKNVQDRPAAVP; this is encoded by the coding sequence ATGACCGCCACCACCCCCCGTGAGCAGGCCCGGCACTGGGCCCACCCCGGACTGCCCGGGGTCGACCTGCTGCGGGCCCGGTACATCCACCACACCTTTCCTCGCCATGCTCATGACGGATATGTGATCGCCGCGGTCACCGGCGGTGTCGAGGGCATAACTCTGCCCGGCGGCGCGGTGCGGGCCGGGGCGGGCAGCGTCGTACTGATCAATCCCGAGTCCCCGCACTCCGCGTACGCGGGCGGCGACGACGGCTGGAGCTACCGGGTGCTCTACCCCGCGCCGGGCGTCGTCGCCTCCGTCGCCGCCGGGACCTCCGCGCTGCGCGGCACGCCCGCCTTCACCGCGACCGTGCTGGCGGACCCGGCCACCGCCGCCATGATCACGGACGTCCACCGGGCCGCGGAGAACGACAACGCGCTGGCCGCCGATACCTTCCTGCGGCTGGTCCTCGCCCGGCTGCTGACCCGGCACGGCGCCGCGACCGCCCGGCCGGGGCCCGCCCGCGACGGCGGACGCAGCGCCGCGGCCAGCGCCCGCGACCTGCTCGCGGCCAGGCTGACCGCCCCACCCAGCCTGGCCGAACTCGCCACGCGGACCGGCACCAGCCCCTTCGCCCTGCTGCGGTCCTTCAAGAACGCCTACGGACTGCCGCCGCACTCCTGGCTGACCGGCGAGCGCGTACGGGCCGCCCGCCGCCTGCTCGCCTCCGGAGCCACCCCCGCGGCCACCGCCGTCACCGTCGGCTTCACCGACCAGTCCCACCTCAACCGGCACTTCACCCGCATCGTCGGCGTCACGCCCGGCGCGTACCAGCGCGAACACCGGATCTCTCGGACGTGGACAGACGCAGGCATCCGCGGTCGTCCGGTCGCCGACCGGGCGGAACACGGGGGACCGGACGACCCGCGACCGCGCCGGCGGGCGTGCAAGAACGTACAAGACCGCCCGGCCGCGGTTCCGTAG
- a CDS encoding AzlC family ABC transporter permease has protein sequence MTAPPITSQDTVRRLAPAARAAVIRDALGVGVAVGLSGFAFGVTSAGAGLSVVQTCALSLLVFTGASQFALVGALGAGGSPFAAAAGAFFLGTRNAFYGLRLSQLLRLPAAVRPLAAQWVIDETSAVTFAQRGRAAARLGFTVTGASLYLLWNLTTLGGALGASALGDPDAWGLDAAGPAVFLALLAPMVKGRAERAVAVFAVLLALGCLPLLPAGVPVLAAALAAPVVTAADRARGARGVPDDRGAGEEREEGTR, from the coding sequence GTGACCGCACCACCGATAACCAGTCAGGACACCGTCCGACGGCTGGCGCCCGCCGCCCGCGCCGCCGTCATACGGGACGCGCTCGGCGTGGGCGTCGCCGTGGGGCTCTCCGGATTCGCCTTCGGAGTGACCTCGGCGGGCGCCGGACTGTCCGTCGTCCAGACCTGCGCCCTGTCCCTCCTGGTGTTCACCGGCGCCTCCCAGTTCGCCCTGGTAGGCGCGCTCGGGGCCGGCGGCAGTCCGTTCGCCGCGGCGGCCGGGGCGTTCTTCCTCGGCACCCGCAACGCTTTCTACGGGCTGCGGCTGTCACAGCTGCTGCGGCTGCCCGCCGCGGTACGGCCGCTGGCCGCCCAGTGGGTGATCGACGAGACCTCGGCGGTGACCTTCGCCCAGCGCGGCCGGGCCGCCGCCCGGCTCGGCTTCACCGTCACCGGCGCCAGCCTCTACCTGCTGTGGAACCTCACCACCCTGGGCGGCGCCCTGGGCGCATCAGCGCTCGGCGACCCCGACGCGTGGGGGCTGGACGCCGCGGGTCCCGCGGTCTTCCTCGCCCTGCTCGCGCCCATGGTCAAGGGCCGCGCCGAACGCGCGGTGGCCGTGTTCGCCGTACTGCTCGCCCTGGGATGCCTGCCGCTGCTGCCTGCCGGCGTCCCGGTGCTGGCGGCCGCGCTGGCCGCGCCCGTCGTGACGGCCGCCGACCGGGCCAGGGGTGCGCGCGGCGTACCGGACGACCGCGGCGCGGGAGAAGAACGGGAGGAGGGGACGCGATGA
- a CDS encoding AzlD domain-containing protein, with protein sequence MSTSADTWIAIGVTAAGCYAAKLLGLSVPAGLLERPVVRRLAALVPIALLAALTALQTFGTDGPRLTVDARSAGLAAATVALLLRAPFLGVVGVAVVVTAAVRAISGM encoded by the coding sequence ATGAGTACCTCGGCGGACACCTGGATCGCGATCGGTGTGACCGCGGCCGGCTGCTACGCGGCGAAGCTGCTGGGACTGTCCGTGCCGGCCGGACTGCTGGAGCGGCCGGTCGTCAGGCGGCTGGCCGCGCTCGTCCCGATCGCTCTGCTGGCCGCCCTGACCGCGCTGCAGACCTTCGGCACCGACGGGCCGCGGCTGACCGTCGACGCCCGGTCGGCCGGGCTGGCCGCGGCGACCGTCGCGCTGCTGCTGCGGGCCCCCTTCCTGGGGGTGGTGGGCGTGGCGGTGGTTGTCACGGCGGCGGTGAGGGCGATCTCCGGCATGTGA
- a CDS encoding DUF3046 domain-containing protein: MRLTVFWERMRAHFGDTYADTFARDHVMSELGGRTVVQALDDGWEAKDVWRAVCAAMEVPASRR; the protein is encoded by the coding sequence ATGCGGTTGACGGTTTTCTGGGAGCGGATGCGCGCGCATTTCGGCGACACCTACGCCGACACCTTCGCACGCGATCATGTGATGTCGGAGCTGGGCGGCCGTACGGTCGTCCAGGCGCTGGACGACGGCTGGGAGGCCAAGGACGTGTGGCGAGCGGTGTGCGCCGCCATGGAGGTCCCGGCCTCCCGGCGCTGA
- a CDS encoding AI-2E family transporter — protein MAASDGTPDPGAGEPGRPRARMPGWLPRAFLLALALVACFHFAHWVFGRLVGLLVNVLVSFFCALAIEPAVNRMAGRGMRRGLATGLVLLVLLCAAGGFLLALGSLLADQITTIGHNLPQYVDDVVVWVNDTFHTHLDTGNLRDKVLHSDWARNYLANGASSVWGLSTTVIGTLFRLFTVLLFTFYLAADGPRLRRTLCSMLPPDRQAEVLRAWDIAVVKTGGYLYSRALMALISGVAHYILLQALGVPYAPALAVWVGLVSQFIPTVGTYLAGALPILIAFTENPWDALWVLCFVVVYQQFENYLLQPRITARTVDIHPAVAFGSVIAGTALLGAVGALIAIPATATLQGFFTAYVRRYEVVEQPAE, from the coding sequence GTGGCAGCGAGCGACGGGACCCCGGACCCGGGGGCGGGTGAGCCGGGAAGGCCGCGCGCCCGGATGCCCGGCTGGCTGCCCCGCGCCTTTCTGCTCGCGCTCGCCCTCGTCGCCTGCTTCCACTTCGCGCACTGGGTCTTCGGCCGGCTGGTCGGCCTGCTCGTCAACGTCCTGGTCTCGTTCTTCTGCGCACTGGCCATCGAACCCGCGGTGAACCGGATGGCCGGACGCGGCATGCGCCGGGGCCTGGCCACCGGGCTGGTACTGCTCGTGCTGCTGTGCGCCGCCGGTGGCTTCCTGCTGGCGCTCGGTTCCCTGCTGGCCGACCAGATCACCACCATCGGGCACAACCTGCCGCAGTACGTGGACGACGTGGTCGTCTGGGTCAACGACACCTTCCACACCCACCTCGACACCGGCAACCTCCGGGACAAGGTGCTGCACTCCGACTGGGCGCGCAACTACCTGGCCAACGGGGCCAGCAGTGTGTGGGGTCTGTCGACCACCGTCATCGGCACGCTGTTCCGGCTCTTCACCGTGCTGCTGTTCACCTTCTACCTCGCCGCCGACGGGCCCCGGCTGCGCCGCACGCTCTGCTCGATGCTGCCGCCCGACCGTCAGGCCGAGGTGCTGCGTGCGTGGGACATCGCGGTCGTCAAGACCGGCGGCTACCTCTACTCCCGCGCGCTGATGGCCCTGATCTCGGGTGTCGCCCACTACATCCTGCTCCAGGCGCTCGGTGTGCCCTACGCGCCCGCGCTCGCGGTCTGGGTGGGCCTGGTCTCGCAGTTCATCCCCACCGTCGGCACCTACCTGGCCGGCGCGCTGCCGATCCTCATCGCCTTCACCGAGAACCCGTGGGACGCTCTGTGGGTCCTGTGCTTCGTGGTGGTCTACCAGCAGTTCGAGAACTACCTGCTGCAACCGCGGATCACCGCGCGGACCGTGGACATCCACCCGGCGGTCGCCTTCGGCTCGGTCATCGCCGGAACCGCGCTGCTCGGCGCGGTCGGCGCGCTCATCGCGATCCCCGCGACCGCCACTCTCCAGGGGTTCTTCACCGCCTACGTACGGCGCTACGAGGTCGTCGAGCAGCCGGCCGAGTGA
- the recA gene encoding recombinase RecA, whose translation MAGNDREKALDAALAQIERQFGKGAVMRLGDRPNEPIEVIPTGSTALDVALGVGGLPRGRVVEVYGPESSGKTTLTLHAVANAQKAGGTVAFVDAEHALDPDYAKALGVDTDNLILSQPDTGEQALEIVDMLVRSGAIDLIVIDSVAALVPRAEIEGEMGDSHVGLQARLMSQALRKITSALNQTKTTAIFINQLREKIGVMFGSPETTTGGRALKFYASVRLDIRRIETLKDGTDAIGNRTRVKVVKNKVAPPFKQAEFDILYGHGISREGGLIDMGVEQGFVRKSGAWYTYEGDQLGQGKENVRNFLRDNPDLADEIEKRIKEKLGVGVPKPKVEAPGAQPGADAAGPAELAKAEVPAPKKVTKATAVKS comes from the coding sequence ATGGCAGGAAACGACCGCGAGAAGGCGCTTGACGCCGCTCTCGCACAGATTGAACGGCAGTTCGGCAAGGGCGCCGTCATGCGTCTCGGCGACCGGCCCAACGAGCCCATCGAGGTCATCCCCACCGGGTCGACCGCTCTGGACGTGGCCCTCGGCGTCGGCGGTCTTCCGCGCGGCCGGGTCGTGGAGGTGTACGGGCCGGAGTCCTCCGGCAAGACCACCCTCACCCTGCACGCGGTCGCCAACGCGCAGAAGGCCGGCGGCACGGTGGCGTTCGTGGACGCCGAGCACGCCCTGGACCCCGACTACGCCAAGGCCCTCGGCGTCGACACGGACAACCTCATCCTGTCCCAGCCGGACACCGGTGAGCAGGCCCTGGAGATCGTGGACATGCTGGTCCGCTCCGGTGCCATCGACCTGATCGTGATCGACTCCGTGGCAGCCCTCGTGCCGCGGGCCGAGATCGAGGGCGAGATGGGTGACTCGCACGTGGGTCTGCAGGCCCGCCTGATGAGCCAGGCGCTGCGCAAGATCACCAGCGCGCTCAACCAGACCAAGACCACCGCCATCTTCATCAACCAGCTCCGCGAGAAGATCGGCGTGATGTTCGGCTCGCCGGAGACCACCACCGGCGGTCGCGCGCTGAAGTTCTACGCCTCGGTCCGGCTCGACATCCGCCGGATCGAGACGCTCAAGGACGGCACCGACGCGATCGGCAACCGCACCCGCGTCAAGGTCGTCAAGAACAAGGTCGCGCCGCCCTTCAAGCAGGCCGAGTTCGACATCCTCTACGGCCATGGCATCAGCCGCGAGGGCGGTCTGATCGACATGGGGGTCGAGCAGGGCTTCGTCCGCAAGTCCGGCGCCTGGTACACCTACGAGGGCGACCAGCTCGGCCAGGGCAAGGAGAACGTCCGCAACTTCCTCCGGGACAACCCGGACCTGGCGGACGAGATCGAGAAGCGGATCAAGGAGAAGCTGGGCGTGGGCGTGCCGAAGCCCAAGGTCGAAGCCCCGGGCGCACAGCCGGGTGCCGACGCGGCAGGCCCGGCCGAGCTTGCCAAGGCGGAAGTCCCGGCCCCCAAGAAGGTGACCAAGGCCACCGCCGTCAAGAGCTGA
- the recX gene encoding recombination regulator RecX — MAFSSHERGGSSESRASREPPLDPEEQARALCLRLLTGTPRTRRQLADAMRKQEIPDEVAEYVLERFQNVGLIDDQAFANAWVESRHRGRGLARRALARELRHRGVDAELVTEAVGLLDSEQEERTARELVRRRLPGTRGLDRDKRIRRLAGMLARKGYPEGLAVKVVRDALAAEGVAEEGEEESWLWDDE, encoded by the coding sequence ATGGCGTTCAGCTCCCACGAACGCGGCGGCTCTTCCGAGTCGAGGGCCTCGCGAGAGCCGCCGCTTGATCCCGAGGAGCAGGCGCGGGCGTTGTGCCTGCGCCTGCTCACCGGGACTCCCCGCACCCGCCGGCAGCTCGCCGACGCCATGCGGAAGCAGGAGATCCCCGACGAGGTCGCCGAGTACGTGCTGGAGCGGTTCCAAAACGTGGGCCTCATCGACGACCAGGCGTTCGCCAACGCCTGGGTGGAGTCCCGGCACCGGGGCCGCGGACTCGCCCGCCGCGCCCTCGCCAGGGAACTCCGACATCGCGGAGTGGACGCGGAACTGGTGACCGAGGCGGTCGGGTTGCTCGACTCCGAGCAGGAGGAGCGGACCGCCCGCGAGCTGGTACGGCGCCGGCTCCCCGGCACCCGCGGCCTGGACCGCGACAAGCGCATCCGGCGGCTGGCCGGAATGCTGGCCCGCAAGGGCTACCCGGAAGGGCTGGCCGTCAAAGTGGTACGTGACGCGCTCGCCGCGGAGGGCGTCGCCGAGGAAGGGGAGGAGGAATCATGGCTGTGGGACGACGAATAG
- a CDS encoding FAD-dependent monooxygenase, translated as MDPVIVAGAGPVGLALALALARRDVPVILLDEAEAMGDAHGPRWPRTAVLSPATAALVERLGYAALRRESTAWAAWRTLRRRTEVLRVDFAPDGTDAPVHVAQHRLERGLRDALLTCGSVRIVAGCRVDAVEQDARGISVHTRGSHETWWRGGFLVGCDGSRSTVRKLLGVRFPGRTAVDRHAVAVLRTELPEPGVALLHRDPPGAPAGQEITARPLPDGLWRLDWLLPVQSRQLTSDALVERVRATLTAWCGQVVPYELIGSADYPVHQRLARRWRVGRGFLAGDAAHLVGALGAQGVEEGLRDAENLSWKLSLAWHEGASGLLLNSYEAERRGAVGARLRATDQALPLLRSSGTWQSVRHTLLSGSAREQAELLTDSHLGRGAAASPVYSRSPLSLPAPRGGGGRAGGSPLTAGSPTPPGGVVADVQVTALDGAVGRLRERLGRGLVVLLVAPGTGVWESRHWLTAGLMPRLASAVAALPTSAELLVTENYPGATAHSVLLIRPDGRLVTAMIGCRPAELYSAADLARGGPPVSDEDPGGEDVPAGGDSPGRPDRPERGGQGHGGGRTGGAASRRVGDPAGR; from the coding sequence GCCTGGCTCTCGCCCTCGCGCTGGCCCGCCGCGATGTCCCTGTCATTCTCCTCGACGAAGCGGAGGCGATGGGCGACGCCCACGGACCGCGGTGGCCGCGTACCGCTGTCCTCAGCCCGGCGACCGCCGCCCTGGTCGAACGTCTCGGCTATGCGGCCCTGCGCCGGGAGTCCACCGCCTGGGCGGCTTGGCGCACGCTGCGCCGCCGTACCGAGGTGCTGCGGGTCGACTTCGCCCCGGACGGAACCGACGCGCCGGTCCACGTCGCCCAGCACCGGCTGGAGCGCGGGCTGCGGGACGCGCTGCTGACCTGCGGATCGGTACGGATCGTGGCGGGCTGCCGGGTGGACGCGGTCGAGCAGGACGCGCGAGGGATCAGCGTGCACACCCGGGGCTCGCACGAGACCTGGTGGCGGGGCGGTTTCCTGGTGGGCTGCGACGGTTCGCGGTCCACGGTCCGCAAACTGCTGGGGGTGCGCTTCCCCGGCCGTACCGCGGTCGACCGGCACGCGGTGGCCGTGCTGCGGACCGAGCTTCCCGAGCCCGGTGTGGCCTTGCTGCACCGCGACCCGCCGGGTGCCCCGGCCGGACAGGAGATCACCGCCCGGCCGCTGCCCGACGGACTGTGGCGGCTGGACTGGCTGCTGCCCGTGCAGAGCCGGCAGTTGACCTCCGACGCACTGGTGGAGCGGGTCCGCGCCACCCTCACCGCCTGGTGCGGTCAGGTGGTGCCCTACGAGCTGATCGGCTCGGCGGACTACCCGGTGCATCAGCGGCTGGCCCGGCGGTGGCGGGTCGGGCGCGGCTTCCTCGCCGGGGACGCGGCCCATCTGGTGGGCGCGCTGGGGGCGCAGGGCGTCGAGGAGGGGCTGCGGGACGCGGAGAACCTCTCCTGGAAGCTGTCACTGGCCTGGCATGAAGGGGCCTCCGGCCTCCTGCTGAACAGTTACGAGGCGGAGCGGCGCGGCGCGGTCGGCGCGCGGTTGCGGGCCACCGACCAGGCGCTTCCGCTGCTTCGGTCGAGCGGTACCTGGCAGAGCGTGCGGCACACACTGCTGTCCGGTTCGGCGCGGGAGCAGGCGGAACTACTGACCGACAGCCACCTCGGGCGCGGCGCCGCCGCCTCCCCGGTGTACAGCCGCTCGCCGCTGTCCCTGCCTGCGCCGCGCGGCGGTGGCGGCAGGGCCGGGGGCTCGCCGCTGACCGCCGGGTCCCCCACGCCCCCGGGCGGTGTGGTCGCAGATGTACAGGTCACCGCTCTGGACGGCGCGGTGGGACGGCTCCGGGAACGGCTCGGGCGCGGACTGGTCGTGCTCCTGGTAGCCCCCGGCACCGGGGTGTGGGAGTCCCGGCACTGGCTGACCGCCGGGCTGATGCCGAGACTGGCCTCCGCGGTCGCCGCGCTGCCCACCTCCGCCGAGCTGCTCGTCACCGAGAACTATCCGGGCGCCACCGCGCACAGCGTTCTGCTGATCCGGCCGGACGGGCGCCTGGTGACGGCCATGATCGGCTGCCGCCCCGCGGAGCTGTACTCCGCCGCGGACCTGGCACGCGGCGGCCCCCCGGTGTCGGACGAGGATCCTGGCGGGGAGGACGTGCCGGCCGGCGGCGACTCCCCGGGGCGCCCCGACCGCCCGGAACGCGGCGGGCAGGGCCACGGCGGCGGCAGGACCGGCGGCGCGGCGAGCCGGCGGGTCGGTGATCCGGCGGGTCGGTGA